From one Lolium rigidum isolate FL_2022 chromosome 4, APGP_CSIRO_Lrig_0.1, whole genome shotgun sequence genomic stretch:
- the LOC124646957 gene encoding putative 12-oxophytodienoate reductase 5 has product MRTVLRATHAFCFSDDGPQLAVRTYYRIVLAPLTRQRYYGNLEFRFARAAGFDGVEIHGANGYLIEQFLKDSSNDRTDEYGGSLESRCRFALEVVDAVVKEVGGHRVGVRLSPFTDLLECHDSDPHSLALHMATELNDHGVLYLHMIEPRMAIVDGRRVVPKRLLPYREAFKGTFIANGGYDREEGGKVVTEGYTDLVAFGRLFLANPDLPKRFEVGAELNKYDRMTFYTSDPVVGYTDYPFLG; this is encoded by the exons ATGCGCACTGTCCTGCGCGCGACGCACGCCTTTTGCTTCTCTGATGATGGACCACAGCTGGCCGTGCGCACGTACTACAGGATCGTGCTTGCGCCGCTGACGAGGCAGCGCTACTACGGCAAC CTTGAATTTCGCTTCGCGCGCGCGGCAGGCTTCGACGGCGTGGAGATCCACGGCGCGAACGGGTACCTCATCGAGCAGTTCCTCAAGGACAGCTCCAACGACCGCACCGACGAGTACGGCGGCAGCCTCGAGAGCCGGTGCCGCTTCGCGCTCGAGGTGGTCGACGCTGTCGTGAAGGAGGTCGGCGGCCACCGGGTCGGCGTCCGCCTCTCGCCCTTCACGGACCTGCTGGAGTGCCACGACTCCGACCCGCACTCCCTCGCGCTCCACATGGCCACCGAGCTCAACGACCACGGCGTCCTCTACCTGCACATGATCGAGCCGAGGATGGCCATCGTGGACGGCCGCCGGGTGGTGCCGAAGCGGCTGCTGCCGTACCGGGAGGCGTTCAAGGGGACCTTCATCGCTAACGGCGGGTACGACCGCGAGGAAGGGGGCAAGGTGGTGACCGAGGGGTACACCGACCTGGTGGCCTTCGGCCGGCTGTTCCTCGCCAACCCGGACTTGCCCAAGAGGTTCGAGGTCGGCGCGGAGCTGAACAAGTACGATAGGATGACCTTCTACACCTCCGACCCCGTCGTCGGCTACACCGACTACCCCTTCCTCGGATGA